The following are encoded together in the Glycine soja cultivar W05 chromosome 5, ASM419377v2, whole genome shotgun sequence genome:
- the LOC114411853 gene encoding uncharacterized protein LOC114411853 codes for MLEKQTIRKNLVYMYKLRTPIWEATQPRVCCCLVEKCNTRMAGTLFRLFVILLGLSHLVCLKAVPVTRTENLMQGQVHLTLENNHKVITERNLHWEEPTITERMELELHDYSPSGPNGRHTPRAP; via the exons ATGCTAGAAAAACAAACAATCAGAAAAAATCTCGTGTACATGTATAAATTGAGAACTCCCATATGGGAAGCAACACAACCTAGAGTTTGTTGTTGTCTTGTTGAGAAGTGCAATACAAGGATGGCAGGCACTCTCTTTCGTTTATTCGTGATTCTTCTAGGGCTTTCTCATCTTGTGTGCTTGAAAGCAGTCCCAGTTACAA GAACTGAAAACCTTATGCAAGGTCAAGTTCACCTTACTCTGGAGAACAACCACAAG GTTATCACGGAGAGAAACTTGCACTGGGAGGAACCAACCATTACCGAGAGGATGGAATTGGAACTCCACGACTATTCCCCATCAGGGCCTAATGGTCGTCACACTCCAAGAGCACCATAG
- the LOC114411852 gene encoding GDSL esterase/lipase At1g74460-like, producing MDFNLALVIVVTTILGIGLQGCDSKVVQFIFGDSLSDVGNNMHLSRSLAQASLPWYGIDMGNGLPNGRFTNGRTVSDIIGDNMDLPRPPAFLDPSVNEDIILENGVNYASGGGGILNETGAYFIQRFSLDKQIELFQGTQELIRAKIGKRAAYKFFKEASYVVALGSNDFINNYLMPVYTDSWTYNDETFMDYLIGTLERQLKLLHSLGARQLVVFGLGPMGCIPLQRVLTTTGNCREKANKLALSFNKAASKLIDDLAENFPDSSYKFGDAYDVVYDVISNPNNYGFQNADSPCCSFWNIRPALTCVPASSLCKDRSKYVFWDEYHPTDSANELIANELIKKFGLSNTNQGGAPSPAPAVAPSPEDR from the exons ATGGACTTCAACCTTGCATTAGTGATTGTAGTAACCACCATTTTGGGAATTGGGCTTCAAGGATGCGATAGCAAGGTTGTGCAGTTCATTTTTGGAGACTCACTTTCGGATGTTGGAAATAACATGCATCTCTCAAGAAGCCTTGCTCAAGCAAGCTTGCCTTGGTATGGTATAGACATGGGTAACGGGTTACCTAATGGAAGGTTCACTAATGGCCGCACAGTTTCTGACATTATAG GTGACAATATGGACCTCCCTAGGCCTCCTGCATTCCTGGACCCAtctgtaaatgaagacattatacTTGAAAACGGTGTGAACTACGCTTCTGGTGGTGGTGGCATCTTGAATGAAACTGGCGCCTATTTT ATCCAAAGGTTTTCTCTGGACAAACAAATTGAGCTGTTTCAGGGGACACAAGAGTTAATTAGAGCCAAAATTGGAAAAAGGGCCGCGTACAAGTTTTTCAAGGAAGCTAGTTATGTTGTTGCTTTAGGGAGCAATGACTTCATAAACAACTACTTGATGCCTGTTTACACTGATTCATGGACCTACAATGATGAAACCTTCATGGACTACTTAATAGGAACATTGGAAAGACAACTAAAG CTACTTCATAGTTTAGGAGCAAGACAACTGGTGGTTTTTGGGTTGGGTCCAATGGGTTGCATTCCTCTTCAAAGGGTGCTGACTACAACTGGGAATTGTCGAGAAAAGGCAAACAAGCTGGCTCTTTCCTTCAACAAAGCTGCAAGCAAGTTAATTGATGACTTGGCGGAGAATTTTCCTGACTCAAGCTATAAATTTGGAGATGCATATGATGTTGTTTATGATGTGATTAGCAATCCAAATAATTATG GATTCCAAAACGCAGACTCGCCCTGTTGTTCCTTTTGGAATATTCGACCTGCCCTTACATGTGTACCTGCATCAAGTCTGTGCAAAGATAGAAGCAAATATGTCTTTTGGGATGAGTACCACCCCACAGACAGTGCTAATGAGCTAATTGCAAATGAACTCATCAAGAAATTTGGACTTTCAAATACTAATCAAGGGGGTGCACCTTCACCAGCACCTGCTGTTGCTCCATCTCCAGAAGACCGATGA